The following proteins are encoded in a genomic region of Shinella zoogloeoides:
- the gmd gene encoding GDP-mannose 4,6-dehydratase encodes MGKRVESNGKVALVTGVTGQDGAYLSELLLEKGYTVHGIKRRSSSFNTDRIEHLYEDPHVEDPRFILHFGDMTDSTNLIRVVQETQPDEIYNLAAQSHVHVSFETPEYTANADGMGTLRLLEAIRLLGLTGKTRFYQASTSELYGKVQEVPQSETTPFYPRSPYAAAKLYAYWIVVNYREAYGMHASNGILFNHESPIRGETFVTRKITRAAAAIRLGLQDKLYLGNLNAKRDWGHAREYVRGMWLMLQQEIPDDYVLATGETHTVRSFVEKAFAKLDIAIEWRGEGVDEKGYDKASGRLLIEVDPRYFRPTEVELLIGNPAKAHRQLGWKHEINLDQLVGEMVEQDFKSMQSKTFNAQSNPHA; translated from the coding sequence ATGGGCAAGCGTGTAGAAAGTAATGGCAAGGTGGCCCTCGTCACCGGTGTGACGGGACAGGACGGGGCCTATCTGTCCGAACTTCTCCTCGAAAAGGGCTATACGGTTCACGGCATCAAGAGGCGTTCCTCCTCCTTCAACACCGATCGCATCGAGCACCTCTACGAAGACCCTCATGTCGAAGATCCGCGGTTCATCCTGCATTTCGGCGATATGACGGACAGCACGAACCTGATCCGCGTCGTGCAGGAAACCCAGCCCGACGAGATCTACAACCTGGCCGCCCAGAGCCATGTGCACGTCTCCTTCGAGACCCCCGAATACACGGCCAACGCCGACGGCATGGGCACGCTGCGCCTTCTGGAGGCCATCCGCCTGCTCGGCCTGACCGGCAAGACCCGCTTCTATCAGGCGTCCACGTCCGAGCTCTACGGCAAGGTGCAGGAAGTGCCGCAGAGCGAGACGACGCCGTTCTATCCACGATCCCCCTATGCCGCCGCCAAGCTCTACGCCTACTGGATCGTCGTCAATTACCGCGAGGCCTACGGCATGCACGCCTCCAACGGCATTCTGTTCAACCACGAAAGTCCCATTCGCGGTGAAACCTTCGTCACGCGCAAGATCACCCGCGCAGCGGCGGCCATTCGCCTCGGTCTCCAGGACAAGCTCTACCTCGGGAACCTCAACGCGAAACGTGACTGGGGCCATGCCCGCGAGTATGTTCGGGGCATGTGGCTGATGCTTCAGCAGGAAATCCCCGACGATTACGTCCTGGCCACCGGCGAAACCCATACCGTGCGCTCCTTCGTCGAAAAGGCCTTTGCGAAACTCGACATCGCCATCGAATGGCGTGGTGAGGGCGTCGACGAAAAGGGATACGACAAGGCCTCCGGACGCCTCCTCATAGAAGTCGATCCGCGTTACTTCCGCCCCACCGAAGTCGAGCTCCTCATCGGCAACCCGGCCAAGGCGCACCGCCAGCTCGGCTGGAAACATGAGATCAATCTCGACCAGCTCGTCGGTGAAATGGTCGAGCAGGATTTCAAGTCCATGCAGA